ACATACGCCGACCAAATACTACTCACTGAACAAAAAGAAATGCACAGTCACATACTGCAAGAGTTAAAAGTGGACCTTACAAGTCAAAATCAAACTGCTTCTCAAGCAGTCCGCCAGCTCTCTAATCGGATGAATGCGCTCGACCAACGAAGCAATCTACTAATAAGCACTATACTCAACGGACTGATATTTTGGGAGCTACGCCAAGTGATGCGAATCGAGAAGTGGAAAGACATTCATGCATCCGACCTACCCCGTTGGATAGAAACAATCGGAGAAATAGATGCCTATTGTTCCCTGGCAACATTTGCATATAATCATCCGAATTATATCTACCCCACTATCACCGCTCAATCTTTCCACCTACAAGCTGAAGCTTTGGGACACCCTCTGATGGATCGCAACAAATGTGTACGCAACGGTATAGACATTGAAAAACGTCCTTTCTTTATTATAATCACAGGCGCCAATATGGCAGGCAAAAGTACTTATTTACGTACTGTAGGAGTAAACTATCTACTGGCATGTATAGGAGCCCCCGTTTGGGCAAAGCAAATGAAAATATATCCGGCCCGACTCGTTACCAGTCTTCGAACCAGCGACTCCTTAGCTGACAACGAATCTTATTTCTTTGCAGAACTCAAGCGACTTAAATTAATCATAGATAAGCTTGAAGCAGGAGAAGAACTTTTCATCATCCTCGATGAAATATTGAAAGGAACAAACTCCATAGATAAACAGAAAGGTTCTTTTGCTCTTATCAAACAATTCATGCACATGAACGCCAATGGCATCATTGCCACCCATGACTTGTTATTAGGGACTTTAATAGACTCCTTCTCACTAAATATCCAGAATTACTGTTTCGAAGCTGACATTACGAACAATGAACTCCGTTTCTCATATCAAATAAGAAACGGAGTTGCTCAAAATATGAACGCCTGCTTCTTAATGAAGAAAATGGGAATCGCCGTTATTGACAAGGAAGAATGAAGGTGTACCTGCAAAAATTCAATCACAAAGGTAATGTGACCTACATGGCACTAAAATGACACTTAAATGGTACTATATTTTCATTTATTAACCAATTATTAATATACACATATGCTATTAATTACTATTTTTACAATCGTATTCAAGATAACCTTTGGTTGATGTGAAACTAAGGAAACATTTCAAATCTGTCTAATACATCTTTAGTATACTTCTAGCATTTATTAAACAGATACAGAAACTTTCTTTAGTGTCTATTTGTAACCAATTTTATTTATATCATTAACTTATTTTTAATACTTATGAAACATTTTATTCCATTGCTGCTATTATTTTTGTTTAGCTGCAGCGAGAGTGAAAAGAACAT
The Bacteroides caecimuris DNA segment above includes these coding regions:
- a CDS encoding MutS family DNA mismatch repair protein, producing MEKLAQIITTYQQIIQKAELELQNTRKRIYYISLLRLILFVGAVANAIIFWSDGWLYLSAFAILPFILFIWLVKRHNFWFYRKDFLKKKIEINEQELRAMQYDFSDFDDGKEFINPAHLYTLDLDVFGEHSLFQYINRTATPIGKQHLANWFNVHLENKVAIEHRQEAIRELSADLEYRQQIRILGSLYKGKPADTTEIKEWATSPSYYRKRTLLRILPTAVTVINILCISLAMLDIISASIAGGVFVSFVLFSTIFSKGITKLQTTYGEKLQILSTYADQILLTEQKEMHSHILQELKVDLTSQNQTASQAVRQLSNRMNALDQRSNLLISTILNGLIFWELRQVMRIEKWKDIHASDLPRWIETIGEIDAYCSLATFAYNHPNYIYPTITAQSFHLQAEALGHPLMDRNKCVRNGIDIEKRPFFIIITGANMAGKSTYLRTVGVNYLLACIGAPVWAKQMKIYPARLVTSLRTSDSLADNESYFFAELKRLKLIIDKLEAGEELFIILDEILKGTNSIDKQKGSFALIKQFMHMNANGIIATHDLLLGTLIDSFSLNIQNYCFEADITNNELRFSYQIRNGVAQNMNACFLMKKMGIAVIDKEE